CAGGTTTGTATTTGCAGATCTGTCTACTTTCTTTGTGCTGTAGTTGCTACAGACATCCATGCCTTGAGTCTTTACAATCTGTATATGCACAGCATCTTATTTCATACGCGGTGTCACATGTCTCAACACTCTTAGGATGATGGGATCATCATATATTGGAGCTAATAGTTTTTGATTGCCCCATAACCATTGTATTAACAAGACCACCTTCTAATCGATCCTCAGTTTTTGTATAATGCTCTCTGATCATCTCTGCAGGTAAAAGTACCCTAGCATGCTCACTGGATAGAACATTGCACTCTCGGGGGAAACTTTCATATGTTCTCGATGGGGACAACCTTAGGCATGGTCTAAACAAAAATCTAGGCTTCTCACCTGAGGATCGGACTGAAAATATACGCAGGGTTGGTAAGTAAACAGTTTCTGGATATTTGGAATTACATCtcttgtttgtttgtttttttggcCTTTTGTTGGACTgcatacaaaattaattgctCAATCCTTTTTCATCTAGAGTTCTTGCTCTTTTTAGGTAATTCACGTTGTAAAGATTTTGTTAGTTTGGTATATTTAGGTGCAGACATCTTATGATAATACTCAATTATTTCGTACCACTCACTGCATAGGCCATAGTGACAAATCCATAGACTCATACTCGTCGTAGACAACAATCTACTAGCCATGACTTAGAGGTAGTTGGTACATTGAACTAGTGAAAGATTACAATATGAAGGCATCAATTTGCTATCTTGTGTTTAACGTGAGGTTAAAGGCGTTGATCTACTGGATGGTTGGCCTAACCAATTAGATCGCCTCTTTTCAAACATTAGGCTGACCAAAAATGAGCTGCATCCTCATAAAGCTGACCATGGGCATAGGGACAGTTTATGAGACAACATTATCTTTACTATGCAGTACTCACTCCTCCACAAGGCTAATCTGCTTGATTGCTTTTGCATAACAATTaagttttaactttttttgtcTCCAGGGGAAGTTGCAAAGCTCTTTGCTGATGCTGGATTAATCTGCATTGCTAGTTTGATATCTCCTTATTGTAAAGACCGTGATGCTTGTCGTGCATTATTGCCAGAAAACTTTTTTGAGGCAAGGCTTTGTTATGTTCGTTTATTCTCAAAGATCACACTTTTCTTATGTTTAGGATAACTGAGATACCTAATCCATCCAAAATACATATTTACAGGTCTTCCTAAACATGCCTTTAGAGTTGTGTGAAGAAAGGGATCCCAAAGGTCTTTACAAGCTTGCACGAGCTGGGAAGATCAAAGGTATGTGTTTATATGTGCCATTCAGGGTTGTTCTCTAGGTTGCCTGTCTTCTATAAATGTGCAAAACTTAAGCCAAAGAAATATCAAGGTCAAGAATTCCTCATGCTTGAATGCTGTTTATTGTAATTTGAAAGTTGATCATGTGGTATGAAAAGATTATACAATGTTGCAGGGTTTACAGGAATAGATGATCCATACGAACCACCTTCGAATTGTGAGGTTTGTACTTTGCCGGCTCTAAATCATACCGGCCCTCCTTATCAAGCCACTGCGACTGAAATTATTGTTATGATGGTTGTGCAGATTGAGATAACCCAGAAGGATGGAATTTGCCCGACACCGAATGAGATGGCTGGGCAGGTGGTATCATACCTGGAAGACAAAGGATATCTTGAAGCTCAGTAACCATACGAAATGTTTCATGACATGCTGATTATTGATGTTTAGATTAGATgataattatgatattataGATTGATTGCTCTTTTTCTTCGTTTTTTTGGTCCTTCTTTTGAACATTACTAGTCCAACAATTTGTGttgtattgtatttt
The nucleotide sequence above comes from Salvia hispanica cultivar TCC Black 2014 chromosome 5, UniMelb_Shisp_WGS_1.0, whole genome shotgun sequence. Encoded proteins:
- the LOC125188311 gene encoding adenylyl-sulfate kinase 3; its protein translation is MSTVGNSTNIFWHECPVGKVDRQKLLNQQGCVVWITGLSGSGKSTLACSLDRTLHSRGKLSYVLDGDNLRHGLNKNLGFSPEDRTENIRRVGEVAKLFADAGLICIASLISPYCKDRDACRALLPENFFEVFLNMPLELCEERDPKGLYKLARAGKIKGFTGIDDPYEPPSNCEIEITQKDGICPTPNEMAGQVVSYLEDKGYLEAQ